In one window of Pseudobythopirellula maris DNA:
- a CDS encoding NAD(P)/FAD-dependent oxidoreductase codes for MLPTKETYDCVVIGAGPAGCTAAALVARAGFSVLLVERESLPREHVGESLMPETWRTFERLGVLDKLRASRFPKKVGVQFVNHTGKESKPFFFRQHDDRDCAETWHVERATFDKMLYDHAEGEGVECLDGVRVLEVAMVGDRTTGVKLQAKGGATAVIGSSVVVDASGQSAMLAGRLGLKRVNPDLKKSAIWRHYRGAHRDESGGGVKTIILHTDQQKSWFWYIPQSDDIVSVGVVGDNDYLLKGRGKPAQIFEEEIAKCDGVVSRLVGAEPLDDLAVAKEFSYSTDRPSGDGWVLVGDAWGFIDPVYSSGVYFAMLSADMASDCIIDALRAKDPSAERLGAWAEEFSMGTKWVRKLVTAFYSGEFRVGKFAMDHPEHVPALTDLLIGRMFSPAVPRMFEDLDPWLERAIAESDRQSDTADDTMDGGGSVPAIA; via the coding sequence ATGCTCCCGACGAAAGAGACCTACGACTGCGTCGTGATCGGCGCCGGCCCGGCCGGCTGCACCGCCGCCGCGCTCGTGGCGCGAGCCGGGTTCTCGGTGCTGTTGGTCGAGCGTGAGTCGCTGCCGCGCGAGCACGTTGGCGAGTCGCTGATGCCCGAGACGTGGCGCACGTTCGAGCGGCTCGGCGTGCTCGACAAGCTACGCGCGAGCCGATTCCCTAAGAAGGTCGGCGTGCAGTTCGTGAACCACACCGGCAAGGAATCCAAACCGTTCTTTTTCCGTCAGCACGACGACCGCGACTGCGCCGAGACGTGGCACGTCGAGCGGGCCACGTTCGACAAGATGCTCTACGACCACGCCGAGGGGGAAGGCGTGGAGTGCCTCGACGGCGTCCGTGTGCTCGAAGTGGCGATGGTCGGCGACCGGACTACGGGCGTGAAGCTGCAAGCCAAAGGAGGCGCCACGGCGGTCATCGGCAGCAGCGTGGTGGTCGACGCCAGCGGTCAGTCGGCCATGCTCGCCGGCCGGTTGGGCCTGAAGCGGGTGAACCCCGACCTGAAGAAGTCGGCGATCTGGCGGCATTATCGCGGCGCCCATCGCGACGAGTCGGGCGGCGGGGTCAAAACGATCATCCTGCACACCGACCAGCAGAAGTCGTGGTTCTGGTACATCCCGCAGTCGGACGACATCGTCAGCGTCGGCGTGGTGGGCGACAACGACTACCTGCTCAAGGGCCGCGGCAAGCCGGCCCAAATCTTCGAGGAAGAGATCGCCAAGTGCGACGGCGTGGTAAGCCGCCTTGTGGGCGCCGAGCCGCTCGATGACCTGGCCGTGGCCAAAGAGTTCTCCTACTCGACCGACCGGCCGTCGGGCGACGGCTGGGTGCTCGTGGGCGACGCCTGGGGATTCATCGACCCGGTCTACTCGTCGGGCGTTTATTTCGCGATGCTCTCGGCCGACATGGCGAGCGACTGCATCATCGACGCACTGCGGGCGAAGGATCCGTCGGCCGAACGCCTGGGCGCCTGGGCCGAGGAGTTCTCCATGGGCACGAAGTGGGTCCGCAAGCTCGTCACGGCGTTCTACTCGGGCGAGTTCCGCGTCGGCAAGTTCGCGATGGATCACCCGGAGCACGTGCCGGCCCTGACCGATCTGTTGATCGGCCGGATGTTCTCGCCAGCCGTCCCGCGAATGTTTGAAGACCTCGACCCGTGGCTCGAGCGCGCCATTGCCGAGAGTGACAGGCAGAGCGACACGGCGGACGACACGATGGACGGCGGCGGTTCCGTGCCGGCGATCGCCTGA
- a CDS encoding DUF3311 domain-containing protein — MTNGYSSPAEAAMRMVVWGLVLLLLVLHQDIWFWNDGTLVFGFMPIALFFHACISIAASVTWFMATKFCWPTGVDDALAPTPPAGEKGGAA; from the coding sequence TTGACCAACGGCTATTCTTCTCCAGCGGAGGCGGCGATGCGGATGGTGGTCTGGGGCCTCGTGCTCCTGCTTTTGGTGCTGCACCAGGACATCTGGTTTTGGAACGACGGCACGCTCGTGTTCGGCTTCATGCCGATCGCCCTGTTCTTCCACGCCTGCATATCGATTGCGGCGAGCGTCACCTGGTTCATGGCGACCAAGTTCTGCTGGCCAACCGGCGTCGACGACGCCCTCGCACCCACCCCGCCCGCGGGTGAGAAGGGGGGGGCCGCGTGA
- a CDS encoding sodium:solute symporter family protein → MIQLIIIACYLGLLLLLGMMASRFFSGSKADYQLASHSIGPFLLLMSVFGTTMTAFALVGSSGEAFKEGVGVYGMLASSSGIIHSLCFFLIGIKMWDLGRRNGYSTQIQFFRDRLDSDKLGLLLFPILVGLVIPYLLIGVLSSGTVIQVITSGAPGQPETGALPYFTGTNGGLPRQIGSLVVCGVVLCYVFFGGMRGTAWANAFQTIVFMVLGVVTFSVIASKLGGQEGLLDNLRVLGEKIPESKATRSEMSQSKFLTYLLVPLSVGMFPHLFQHWLTAKSAKSFRLSVVAHPIFIMIVWVPCVLIGVWAASGIVRLPPPIAANPNSVLIFLVKSQTTAVLGGFLTAGVLAAIMSSLDSQFLCLGTMFSTDIVSHYAGKDRYDDRTQVFITRAFIIGIVAITYGLSLFEPRSVFTLGIWCFSGFSALFPLVFAAIYWRGLTKAGAYACVLTAIGVWVYLFRESGYGANGSYTVDLPLGGVTYETMPVATMVLASTVALVVVSLVTPKPKAETLAKFFPTT, encoded by the coding sequence GTGATCCAGCTCATCATCATCGCGTGCTACCTCGGCCTGCTGCTGCTCTTGGGCATGATGGCCAGCCGGTTCTTTTCGGGCTCGAAGGCCGACTACCAGCTCGCCAGCCACTCGATCGGCCCGTTCCTGCTGTTGATGTCGGTCTTCGGCACGACGATGACCGCGTTCGCGTTGGTTGGCTCGAGCGGCGAGGCGTTCAAGGAGGGGGTCGGCGTTTACGGCATGCTGGCCTCGTCGAGCGGCATCATCCACTCGCTCTGCTTCTTCTTGATCGGCATCAAGATGTGGGACCTTGGCCGGCGGAACGGCTACTCGACCCAGATCCAGTTCTTCCGCGACCGACTGGACAGCGACAAGCTCGGCCTGCTGCTGTTCCCGATCCTCGTCGGGCTGGTGATCCCCTACCTGCTGATCGGCGTGCTCTCTTCGGGCACGGTCATCCAGGTGATCACCAGCGGCGCCCCGGGCCAGCCCGAGACCGGCGCCCTGCCCTACTTCACCGGCACGAACGGCGGCCTGCCCCGTCAGATCGGCTCGCTGGTCGTCTGCGGCGTGGTGCTCTGCTACGTCTTCTTTGGCGGCATGCGCGGCACGGCCTGGGCGAACGCCTTCCAGACCATCGTCTTCATGGTGCTCGGCGTCGTCACGTTCAGCGTGATCGCCAGCAAGCTCGGCGGCCAAGAGGGCCTGCTGGACAACCTCCGCGTGCTCGGCGAGAAGATCCCCGAGAGCAAGGCGACGCGGTCCGAGATGTCGCAGTCGAAGTTCCTCACCTACCTGCTCGTGCCGCTGTCGGTGGGGATGTTCCCCCACCTGTTCCAGCACTGGCTCACGGCCAAGAGCGCGAAGAGTTTCCGCTTGTCGGTGGTGGCCCACCCGATTTTCATCATGATCGTCTGGGTGCCGTGCGTGCTGATCGGCGTGTGGGCCGCCTCGGGCATCGTGCGGCTGCCGCCCCCGATCGCCGCGAACCCCAACAGCGTGCTGATCTTCCTGGTCAAGAGCCAGACGACCGCCGTCTTGGGCGGCTTCCTGACGGCCGGCGTGCTGGCCGCCATCATGTCGAGCCTCGACAGCCAATTCCTCTGCCTCGGCACGATGTTCAGCACCGACATCGTCTCGCACTACGCCGGCAAGGACCGCTACGACGACCGCACCCAGGTGTTCATCACCCGCGCGTTCATCATCGGCATCGTGGCGATCACTTACGGCCTGAGCCTGTTCGAGCCGCGCAGCGTGTTCACGCTCGGCATCTGGTGCTTCAGCGGGTTCTCGGCGTTGTTCCCGCTGGTCTTTGCCGCAATCTACTGGCGCGGGCTCACCAAGGCGGGCGCCTACGCTTGCGTGCTCACGGCGATCGGCGTGTGGGTCTACCTGTTCCGCGAGTCGGGCTACGGCGCCAACGGCTCCTACACGGTCGACCTGCCGCTGGGCGGCGTCACCTACGAGACGATGCCGGTGGCTACCATGGTGCTGGCGTCGACCGTGGCGCTGGTCGTGGTGTCGCTCGTCACGCCCAAGCCGAAGGCGGAAACGCTGGCTAAGTTCTTCCCAACAACGTAA